The Haematobia irritans isolate KBUSLIRL chromosome 1, ASM5000362v1, whole genome shotgun sequence DNA segment TATTCCGTCAGTATATTTCCTAGATAAGAAACAGGTAGTTTAGAGATTACAAtaaacaaattcaatttttccattcGTAGGTCCATGTGTAATTTAACACTTAGGGgtgatttttataagaaaacaaCAGGTAGAAAAACTAGGAATGCTATTCAGTCACTTATCGTAtgagtatatatagcccttaaaaACAGTGGATAGTCACAGTTCATTTTAAGCAGTCGCTCTTGAAACATCATCGCTATTAACATCATGAAAGTATTTGTTGCCGTTTGTCTATTCATTGCTTTGGTAAGCAATTTGGAAAACTCTAAATATTTCgacttattaaaattttgttattcttCATCCTCTCTCTCTCCCTGTAGTCTTCTGCTGAATATGTTGTGAAAACTCGAGAGAATCTCTTACAATATCGGAACGAATGTGTATCCGAATTAAAAGTTCCCGAAAATCTAGTGGAGCAATATAAAAAGTGGCAATATCCTGAGGATGATGTTACGAAATGCTACTTGAAATGTGTCTTCGTTAAGTTTGGCTTGTTCGATGAATCCTCTGGATTCAATGTTGACTACATTCACCAACAATTGGTTGGTGCAAATGCTGAAGCCGATCATAACAATGATGTCCATGCCAAGATTGAATCTTGCGTAGATAACAATGAACAAGGCAGCAGTCCTTGTGAAAGGGCTTATCGTGGTGTTACCTGTTTCATTAAGAACCATTTGCAATTGGTGCAACGTAGCGTTACTCCCAATGCTTAGTGATATTTTTTCCTCGACTAACATACgtattttaaagggtgatttgttaagagcttgataacttttaaaaaaaaaaaacgcataaaatttccaaaatctcatcggttctttatttgaaacgttagattggtccatgacatttactttttgaagataatttcatttaaatgttgaccgcggctgcgtcttaggtggtccattcggaaagtccaattttgggcaactttttcgagcatttcggccggaatagcccgaatttcttcggaaatgttgtcttccaaagctggaatagttgctggcttatttctgtagactttagacttgacgtagccccacaaaaaatagtctaaaggcgtcaaatcgcatgatcttggtggccaacttaccggtccatttcttgagatgaattgttctccgaagttttccctcaaaatggccatagaatcgcgagctgtgtggcatgtagcgccatcttgttgaaaccacatgtcaaccatgttcagttcttccatttttggcaacaaaaagtttgttagcatcgaacgatagcgatcgccattcaccgtaacgttgcgtccaacagcatctttgaaaaaatacggtccaatgattccaccagcgtacaaaccacaccaaacagtgcatttttcgggatgcatgggcagttcttgaacggcttctggttgctcttcactccaaatgcggcaattttgcttatttacgtagccattcaagcagaaatgagcctcattgctgaacaaaatttgtcgataaaaaagcggattttctgccaacttttctagggcccattcactgaaaattcgacgttgtggcagatcgttcggcttcagttcttgcacgagctgtattttatacggttttacaccaagatctttgcgtaaaatcttccatgtggtcgaataacacaaacccaattgctgcgaacggcgacgaatcgacatttcacggtcttcagcaacactctcagaaacagacgcaatattctcttctgtacgcactgtacgcattcgtgtggttggtttaatgtccaataaagtaaactgagtgcgaaacttggtcacaatcgcattaattgtttgctcacttggtcgattatgtagaccataaatcggacgtaaagcgcgaaacacatttcgaaccgaacactgattttggtaataaaattca contains these protein-coding regions:
- the LOC142222884 gene encoding general odorant-binding protein 99a-like is translated as MKVFVAVCLFIALSSAEYVVKTRENLLQYRNECVSELKVPENLVEQYKKWQYPEDDVTKCYLKCVFVKFGLFDESSGFNVDYIHQQLVGANAEADHNNDVHAKIESCVDNNEQGSSPCERAYRGVTCFIKNHLQLVQRSVTPNA